A region from the Cervus elaphus chromosome 10, mCerEla1.1, whole genome shotgun sequence genome encodes:
- the LOC122701302 gene encoding uncharacterized protein LOC122701302 isoform X3, producing MANARGVPNDVASLRAQMHSHVDYFCPEMRNQPEEAQVEAAQGEMEEALSEDIVEYLGDHIQENLPESQQESSALLLEARQEVRRRIQRRSVSASLEVQNPEESIWARALRRFLGFLQSLKQRCWDVLTWLRETAAAILEAICSAVEAVWGLLSGFSFSVGQLFGNLIQV from the exons ATGGCTAACGCCAGG GGAGTCCCAAATGACGTGGCTTCTCTCAGGGCCCAAATG CACAGCCATGTGGATTATTTCTGTCCTGAGATGAGAAATCAACCAGAAGAAGCACAG GTGGAGGCAGCCCAAGGAGAGATGGAG GAGGCACTCAGCGAGGACATCGTGGAATACCTGGGAGATCACATTCAAGAGAACCTTCCA gaaTCCCAGCAGGAGTCCAGTGCCTTGCTTCTGGAAGCAAGGCAAGAAGTACGCCGCAGAATCCAGAGACGCTCGGTCTCtgcctccctggaggtccagaaTCCGGAAGAGAGCATCTGGGCCAGAGCCCTGCGGCGGTTCCTGGGCTTTCTGCAGAGTCTGAAGCAGCGGTGTTGGGATGTGCTGACCTGGCTGCGGGAGACGGCAGCGGCCATCCTAGAGGCCATCTGCAGTGCGGTGGAGGCCGTCTGGGGATTGCTGAGTGGTTTCAGCTTCTCTGTGGGGCAGCTCTTCGGAAACCTCATCCAGGTCTAG
- the LOC122701302 gene encoding uncharacterized protein LOC122701302 isoform X1, with product MDRGVTLGIRVDILGVPNDVASLRAQMHSHVDYFCPEMRNQPEEAQVEAAQGEMEEALSEDIVEYLGDHIQENLPESQQESSALLLEARQEVRRRIQRRSVSASLEVQNPEESIWARALRRFLGFLQSLKQRCWDVLTWLRETAAAILEAICSAVEAVWGLLSGFSFSVGQLFGNLIQV from the exons atggacagaggagtcactTTAGGAATTAGAGTCGACATTCTG GGAGTCCCAAATGACGTGGCTTCTCTCAGGGCCCAAATG CACAGCCATGTGGATTATTTCTGTCCTGAGATGAGAAATCAACCAGAAGAAGCACAG GTGGAGGCAGCCCAAGGAGAGATGGAG GAGGCACTCAGCGAGGACATCGTGGAATACCTGGGAGATCACATTCAAGAGAACCTTCCA gaaTCCCAGCAGGAGTCCAGTGCCTTGCTTCTGGAAGCAAGGCAAGAAGTACGCCGCAGAATCCAGAGACGCTCGGTCTCtgcctccctggaggtccagaaTCCGGAAGAGAGCATCTGGGCCAGAGCCCTGCGGCGGTTCCTGGGCTTTCTGCAGAGTCTGAAGCAGCGGTGTTGGGATGTGCTGACCTGGCTGCGGGAGACGGCAGCGGCCATCCTAGAGGCCATCTGCAGTGCGGTGGAGGCCGTCTGGGGATTGCTGAGTGGTTTCAGCTTCTCTGTGGGGCAGCTCTTCGGAAACCTCATCCAGGTCTAG